The Episyrphus balteatus chromosome 3, idEpiBalt1.1, whole genome shotgun sequence genome segment CAGTTTTTTAAAGTCTTTAACTCTTTTTCATTAATATATTTTCGGAAAATCCCAAATACCAAACTTGAAGGTATCCAATCTATTATCTATTTGCATGAGCATAGGAAGTTAGGTAATTCATAAATGTACatacaaatatgtattcttCTATGTATTGGTCACAAATAACTattaagagttataaaaaaccCTTAAATTACGCGTTGGTTtcttttactttaaaaacaaaaccactTGATCAATTGACAATCGTTTTTGACCGAGTGCGGAAGAAAatttagatttgaaaaaaaaaaaaaaaaatattttgtaaagacAAAGTTTTtggaagtgctctataatagaaattgtgttaaaaccaattacaaaaacaaattgtgcAAACACAGGTTTTAAAAGTGTACATCTAATccaaaaattgtgttaaaaccaactgcattttttaatgcaatatatCAGCAAAGTGCCTCAATATTAAAACTAGTGAAAAGTGAAGTAAAagacaaagtttaattttgctttttcTTATTAAGTACTTAAAGTGAAGTGTTAAGCCTTAACCACTAACATAGATATTGAAGATTAATTtaacatactatttttttttaaatatccaaaAAGGGAAACATAAGTTTTAtcaatttgatttcttatttttttttttaaacaaagttttgTGAAATACTGTGCCTTTGTTTTGATCcagctaaagaaaaaaaaaactactaccaGCAAGGCGGTGAAACTGACCAAATTGTGTTAAGATATTGATTGGTGAGTTATTTTGAAAGATAAATAATTTGTTCATAatttgattttgacattttgataaaattttacattgaatttgaaatggaaaacaatttttcacaATCTCAAAACACCAATAAggggaaaaaaaatagaacatttaatttttctaaaactgataaaaacttaaataaagtcTGTAGCGACGTTATTCCTAAAAACGATGACAATTTTAGTTGTATTAAGGGGTCTTTCTGTCAGAACAGTGACATATTTGACGGTAATTTTAGAAATACTCAGTGCACCAGCAATGCGGTGATGGCATTGTGTATGTCCCAACTTAAATCCGTGACAACTTGGAACACTGATTTCATCGATAAGATTTTGGTACAGGGACATGAGCTTCATGTTCAATCAATTTCCAGTTTTGTTGAAAGGTTTGGCCAACCGCCGCCGTCATCTTTTTACTTGGCGGCAGACGaagttcttgaatttttttcggtTGAAAATACCAATTTTCATGTAGAATATAAGTTAGATCCTTTTCAAGGCTATATTGATGAGTCGGAATGTTTTTTTACGGAgcttaatcgttttttttccaACGAATTATTTGGTGTTTTGACTGTTGCTAATTTGTCGGTTGCAGTTTTAAAGAacgaaaatttgatttgtttgttCGATCCTCATAGTAGAGATCAAAATCTTAACGCTGTAACAAATGGTGTAGCAGTTCTTCTAATGTTTAAAAGCATACAGGAACTAGTTTCAACCTTTAAATCGTCCTTAGATTCAATGCTAAAGCCTCTATTTAGTATAACTCCATTAAAAATAGAGTATGAGTCATTTTGTGAGAATGAAACTCCGTggacagttaagcgaaaaagtttttcattcaaacaaaaacaaattttagaaaaaaacaaagctaGATTAAGACTTTTACGTTTGAATGAGACATTTAAAGCAAAAGAACGGAGAACCCAAATAGAATCAAGAAAAGGGAAGAATGAAGCAATTCTACATGCGATAAGAAAAATGGACGTAAAACGGAAAAAAATCTTGCGATctcaaaaagattttaaaaataaggaaaatgaTAGTCTTTTAATAAGAATGCAGACAAGGAGAAGTCTAGCTGAAAatcgaattttagaaaaaaagaaggaCATAGCTAAGAAAAAGATTTTAAGGACTGAGGAAACTTATAAGAAAAGGGAAAATGAGAAACTATTGACAAGAATGCAGACAAGACGTAGCCTAGTTGAAAATCGAATTTTAGAAAAGAAGAAGGACATAGCTAAGAAAAGGATTTTAAGGACTGAGGAAACTTATAAGAAAAGGGAAAATGAGAAACTATTGACAAGAATGCAGACAAGACGTAGCCTAGTTGAAAATCGAATTTTAGAAAAGAAGAAGGACATAGCTAAGAAAAGGATTTTAAGGACTGAGGAAACTTATAAGAAAAGGGAAAATGAGAAACTATTGACAAGAATGCAGACAAGACGTAGCCTAGTTGAAAATCGAATTTTAGAAAAGAAGAAGGACATAGCTAAGAAAAGGATTTTAAGGACTGAGGAAACTTATAAGAAAAGGGAAAATGAGAAACTATTGACAAGAATGCAGACAAGACGTAGCCTAGTTGAAAATCGAGTATTAGAAAAGAAGAAGGATATAGCTAAGAAAAGGATTTTAAGGACTAaagaaacttataaaaaaaaagaaaatgcaagaCTATTGACAAGAATGCAAACAAGGCGCAGCATCCCtggattaaaacaaaaagaaaaggcACTCAATTCTAAACAAAGGAAAGAAAAGCGAGAACATCATTTATACAAATTTCGAGAACAATATTACAATACCTTGCAAAAGAAAAACAGTTTAGACTGTCAAGCAAAGCTTAGATTTATTAAAGAAAGAAGCATGTGTCCTGagcatatttgttgtttttgtgaagGGCTATTTTTCGCGCATTCAGTTGTAAAATACCAAACtaattattccaaaaaatattttggaaaagaaTTTGTTGAGAGCATAGATAAATTGAGAAGTAATTTGTCACCGTGGACATGTAAGACTTGTTATAGATACGTCCAAAAAGGTGTTATTCCAAAATTAGCGACCACAAATGGACTTAAATTTATTCCCATTCCAAATTGTATACAAATACTTTCTCCTCTTGAAGAAAGAATGGTTGCGCCCTTCATCAATTTTATGCAAATTCGCGATTTGAAACCCTTTGCCCTGAATCCCCAACTTGGAATGAAAGGAAGCGTTGTCAATATTTCAGTTGAGGTGAATGATATGCTGCAGGTACTGCCACGGCGTTTTGACAATATGAAGACGATTCAGTTAAAACTCAGGCGACATCTTGACCATGCCACAAACTATATGTTTGAGACTATTCGACCAGCAGTTGTGTGTGATGCTTTGAAATACCTCATGACCACACCTCTctatataaaaaacaacattcaaatCGATAAAGCTTACTTTAATCAGTATGACAAGGAGTATGATGAATTAGTTGAGTTCATTGTGGACTCTAATGATGCACAGAACCCACAGGGCTCTCTCGATAGGTTTTCACAAGGTGATAGCATGTTAGAAGAAATTAATTTGGATGAATTCAAAGGGTTACCGAAAGCAAAACCTAGTACATCAAATAAGGGCAAAAGATTTGAAGAGTATCAGGTTTTACAACAAGAGATTCACGATGAGGTCTTAGTTATTGATAGAAACAAAGAAGCAGCAGATTGCATTCCAATAATAGCACCTGGTCAAGGGAAGACTCCAGTACCATGGCACTTATACCCAAATTTAGAGGAACTATGTTTTCCTAAAATTTATTGTGGGCATCCCTTAGAATCTTCAAACAAAATATCTTACTCAGAGAGAGCAAAGTCAATCGCTCGGCGAAATGACAGGCGCGGGTGTGTTCCCACTAAAATTTTATACATGGCAAAAAAGAAACTCGAACAATCGTGTCTctcaaatattaatatttgCCTCCGGAAGAGCAAAAGAACAAATCAAGTGACCGCAgacaatattttaaagaaaaattttgttgattccCTTATTCAACACGACGCAGGGTACAGGATTTTAAACCGTATTCCGTCATCTCCGTCATACtgggagttaaaaaaaatgcaattaatgGCAATGATTCGCCAATTGGGCAAACCTACACTCTTTTTAACTCTGTCTGCTGCCGAATCGAATTGGCCGGAATTAATCCAACTTCTTTCAAAACTATTAAATAACCAAACACTTAGTATTGAAGAAGCCATGTCACTAGAAAACTGCGAAAAAACTGAGCTTATCAGAAATGACCCTGTTACTTGTGCTAGATATTTTGACCATAAAGTTGCCAAATTTATGAAGTacataaaaagcaaaaatggGCCATTCAACGAATTTGAAGTCCTAGACAGTTATCAAAGAGTAGAATTCCAGATGCGTGGTTCACCCCATGAGCACATGTTCTTATGGCTCAAAAATGCTCCtgtttataaattaaacgaTGAGGAAAGCAAGTCGCGATGCACCTCGTTTATTGATAGGTTTATCACGTGCGAAGATAACCCTATTAGTCCCTATATACCCTACCTTCGCCATAGGCATTCGCATACTTGTAATAAGGGaaagttaaataaaaccaaatgcAGGTTTAACTTCCCTATACCAGTTATGCTAGAAACCCAAATTCTTGAACCTCTTCCCGAAACTCCAGTAggtaaagaaaaagaagaacttTCAGCTATTTTAGGAAAAATTAGGACCCAAATGcaacattattttgaaaaaccatCCCTTGTTCCTTTTGGTGAGATACTGCATTCACTCAAAATTACAGAGTCCCAATACATTAATGCGATCAGGAATTCCTTAAAGAACCCCCAAGTATTTTTAAAACGCAACAGTTTAGAAGTTGCAATAAATTCCTACAATAAGGACGTTTTGAATTTGTTTGAGTCGAACATCGATGTTCAGTTTGTCTTGGAGGAATACGGAATAGCTAATTATATTGTGAACTACATTAGCAAAGTGGATGCTGGTTTATCCAAGCTTCTAAGAGATGCTGCATCAGATATTAATCAGGgccataaaaatattaaagacaaATTTAGAAATATCGCGAATGTTTTTCTCAACAGCAATTTGATGTCTGCTCAAGAAGCTGCATATCACGTACTATCTTTGCCATTGTCGAAAAGTAGTAGAGgacatgtttttataaatacaagTCCAATTGAAAGTAGATTAATGATGCTAAAGTCCAATAAGTTTCTTCAGAACCTTAACTCTGATTCCACTgacatttttgtcgaaaatgactttaaaaaatattcaaaaaggcCTGTGAAACACGAAGAATTATGCTTAGCAGATTTTGTTGCGAATTTCACACATTCGCGTAGGCaaaatgatgaagaaaatgaaaacgaaGATAACTATCATTTAAGGCACAATTCTAAGATAATTCGATATAGAAGATACAAATTGGCACAGGATCCACACAATTATTATCGTGAGCAGATACTTTTATTTATGCCTTGGAGAAATGAGGCCGAGGAAATAGAAAATATCGATTCTAAGGAAGCTTATTTGAGGAATAGAACATTAGTTGAAGCGAATAGATTAAAATATGCCATAGTAGAAGACGATATTTTAGATGAAGCACTTGAAGAAATAAGACAAGGCAACGAAAGGCATGAATGCACTCCATCAGATTTTCTTCCTGAACCAGAGCAGATAGATATTTTAGAGCAGGGCGGAgtagaaaataaaaaggaaaatttaGTTAATCGTTTCGTGAGTCCACCCAAAATTTCCCAAGAGCGTATGATTTTACTGCTgaacaaattaaacaaagacCAACGAGAATTTGTAATGCATGtatataattgttttaaaacGAAAAACTGTTTGCCTCTTAATATATTCTTAAGTGGTTCTGCTGGAGTCGGTAAATCTACGGTAATCAACTCCATATTCCAACTAAttactaaatattttgataatagACCGGGAGCAATTGGAGATTCCATAAAAGTTTTGCTAACTGCTCCCTCAGGAAAAGCTGCTTTTTTGATTAATGGGGTGACACTTCATACAGCTTTCGCTCTCCCCGTTTCTCAGTACGGAGGGACCATGCCCAATCTTTCCAGTGATATTGCGAACACGATACGACAAAAGTTAATCAATCTTAAATTGCTTATTATTGATGAAATATCAATGGTTGGAAGTCGTCTTCTAAgtagggtagatacaagactacGACAGGTTATGGGCCGAAATGAACCATTTGGAGGGATTTCCATTATTTTAGTTGGAGACTTGAACCAGTTACCTCCTGTCTTTGACACGTTTATATTTAAGGCACCACAAAATAACGACTTAAATGTTTTTGCCGAAACGAACACGTTATGggcacttttcaaaatttttgagctAACCAAAATCATGCGCCAACAAAATGAAACCTTATTTATAAACGCACTGAATAATCTTGCTACGGGAACAATGACAAGTGAAGATATTCAGCTAGTTAAGAGTCGTGAAGTTGATAGCACTTCTATACCTGAAGACGTAATTCGATTGTACTCAACGAATAATGACGTTGATGAGTATAATAGTTTAAAACTGTCAAAAGCACCGGGTGAAGAAATAAGTGCCACATCCATCGATTCTGTGCTTGGAAAAGTGGGAGAAGCAATTAAAAAACGAGCATTGGAAGCACTTCAGAAGAAAAAGTTGTCTGATTTAGGGGGTCTTTCAAATATAGTACGTcttaagaaaaacataaaatatatgATTACAACAAATATAGATGTTGAAGACGGTTTGGTGAACGGAGCCTGTGGTGAACTCAAGCACATTTCAATGAAACCCAATACGAGTGAAGTAGacaaaatttggattttatttcCACCAAATCCTCAAGTTGGATTGAAAGCCCGACAGtccttaaataaattcatagaaTTAAATGACATAGACCGCAACTTGGTCCCTATTGAAAGGAAAGTTCATTCAATAAATGTGAATACCGTTAACACATACCAAATTCTTAGAAAACAATTTCCAATAGTTCCAGCAGAAGCCATAACAATTCATAAAAGCCAAGGCCAAACATACGATAAAGTGTGCATCGATctgagaaaatcgaaaaaaatcagaAGATCTATGATGTACGTTGCGTTAAGTAGAGTAACATCTTTGACAGGGCTTTTTATAATTGGTAATTTCTCACCACCAAATGCTACAGCcgaagaaaatttgattttggatGAGTTAAGACGTCTTAGAAATGATTGTAAAATGAATTTgtcgtttaaaaattttgaccaaAAAACCGGCTTAATTGTTGCTTACCAAAATGCTCGTTCTCTTAAAAAGAACATAAATTGCGTTATAGCCGATCACTGGTACTCAAATTGTGATGTTTTAGTTTTTTCCGAAACTCAAACACTTTATTCAGATTCTTTGAATATACCGGGATTTAAACTAATTTATAGGTCAGATCAGGATTATAAAAAGCGTAAGCCCAGAGGATTAATGTGTTTTGTAAAGGAAACCTTATCAATTGACACAAAGAGCATCAAATCGGCTACAATACAAATAATTATAGATTCGACAAAGAAAACTCATATTGATTTGCTCTCATTTGAATTAGGTGAAGTTTTAGTTATCGCAGGTTATAAATCTCCTTCGGCTTCATTTGAAGACTTTAGGGAACAATTCAaagattttatgaatgaaataagACACAAATTACTTGGAAAAATCGTTCTGTTGGGAGATTTTAACATCAATTTAAGAAATAAGCCGAACACATTTCTCCATGAAACTTTGACGGAATGGAATCTTAGATCCGCACTACCTAACAATACAGTTACTACAGACAACAATACCCAAATTGATGTCATATTTTCAAACATACATCCACTAGAGTGTGGAGTGTATGAAAGCTTCTTCTCAGATCATAAACCAATTTACTTTATATTTCCACAAGAATAATTAATATGGTGAGATGATCGAATAGGTTTTGGTTAGGTTTTCATAGTTCTtcttttataattgtttttttttttctttattataatGTTACATTcattttgcatacattttttgttcataaccGTATTTCTTACATTACAACATGAGGACTATGCCTACCGGGGAAACCTCGGTAAAAAAAACGCGTGAAGGGTCTACCTCCTGGGTAACGTGGAAAgacctaaaattttattttgagtgttaaaaaaaatataagctaAGTTGTAGGTTTTAAGAAATGTGGgttatataatttttagaaaaatttggttcataaaagggaagagccgacatttaggacagattttgctgaattttttttgtgtttgacttttttgaagaaaaaaaaatgcagttatATTGCAATTATATTGTATATtacattagagccgttttcgagttatttggtacaatttgaaaaatttgtatgggaggtaggtacactttttagacttttttgagaaaaactaaaaatgcagtattattgcaattgttttgaatattacgtctgcaaagtttaatcaaaatcgttagagccgttttcgagttatttggtttgaactgaaaaatttgtatgggaggtacactttttagacttttttgagaaaatctaaaaatgcaGTATTATTGCAATTGCCTTGAATATTaagtctg includes the following:
- the LOC129915631 gene encoding uncharacterized protein LOC129915631, producing MENNFSQSQNTNKGKKNRTFNFSKTDKNLNKVCSDVIPKNDDNFSCIKGSFCQNSDIFDGNFRNTQCTSNAVMALCMSQLKSVTTWNTDFIDKILVQGHELHVQSISSFVERFGQPPPSSFYLAADEVLEFFSVENTNFHVEYKLDPFQGYIDESECFFTELNRFFSNELFGVLTVANLSVAVLKNENLICLFDPHSRDQNLNAVTNGVAVLLMFKSIQELVSTFKSSLDSMLKPLFSITPLKIEYESFCENETPWTVKRKSFSFKQKQILEKNKARLRLLRLNETFKAKERRTQIESRKGKNEAILHAIRKMDVKRKKILRSQKDFKNKENDSLLIRMQTRRSLAENRILEKKKDIAKKKILRTEETYKKRENEKLLTRMQTRRSLVENRILEKKKDIAKKRILRTEETYKKRENEKLLTRMQTRRSLVENRILEKKKDIAKKRILRTEETYKKRENEKLLTRMQTRRSLVENRILEKKKDIAKKRILRTEETYKKRENEKLLTRMQTRRSLVENRVLEKKKDIAKKRILRTKETYKKKENARLLTRMQTRRSIPGLKQKEKALNSKQRKEKREHHLYKFREQYYNTLQKKNSLDCQAKLRFIKERSMCPEHICCFCEGLFFAHSVVKYQTNYSKKYFGKEFVESIDKLRSNLSPWTCKTCYRYVQKGVIPKLATTNGLKFIPIPNCIQILSPLEERMVAPFINFMQIRDLKPFALNPQLGMKGSVVNISVEVNDMLQVLPRRFDNMKTIQLKLRRHLDHATNYMFETIRPAVVCDALKYLMTTPLYIKNNIQIDKAYFNQYDKEYDELVEFIVDSNDAQNPQGSLDRFSQGDSMLEEINLDEFKGLPKAKPSTSNKGKRFEEYQVLQQEIHDEVLVIDRNKEAADCIPIIAPGQGKTPVPWHLYPNLEELCFPKIYCGHPLESSNKISYSERAKSIARRNDRRGCVPTKILYMAKKKLEQSCLSNINICLRKSKRTNQVTADNILKKNFVDSLIQHDAGYRILNRIPSSPSYWELKKMQLMAMIRQLGKPTLFLTLSAAESNWPELIQLLSKLLNNQTLSIEEAMSLENCEKTELIRNDPVTCARYFDHKVAKFMKYIKSKNGPFNEFEVLDSYQRVEFQMRGSPHEHMFLWLKNAPVYKLNDEESKSRCTSFIDRFITCEDNPISPYIPYLRHRHSHTCNKGKLNKTKCRFNFPIPVMLETQILEPLPETPVGKEKEELSAILGKIRTQMQHYFEKPSLVPFGEILHSLKITESQYINAIRNSLKNPQVFLKRNSLEVAINSYNKDVLNLFESNIDVQFVLEEYGIANYIVNYISKVDAGLSKLLRDAASDINQGHKNIKDKFRNIANVFLNSNLMSAQEAAYHVLSLPLSKSSRGHVFINTSPIESRLMMLKSNKFLQNLNSDSTDIFVENDFKKYSKRPVKHEELCLADFVANFTHSRRQNDEENENEDNYHLRHNSKIIRYRRYKLAQDPHNYYREQILLFMPWRNEAEEIENIDSKEAYLRNRTLVEANRLKYAIVEDDILDEALEEIRQGNERHECTPSDFLPEPEQIDILEQGGVENKKENLVNRFVSPPKISQERMILLLNKLNKDQREFVMHVYNCFKTKNCLPLNIFLSGSAGVGKSTVINSIFQLITKYFDNRPGAIGDSIKVLLTAPSGKAAFLINGVTLHTAFALPVSQYGGTMPNLSSDIANTIRQKLINLKLLIIDEISMVGSRLLSRVDTRLRQVMGRNEPFGGISIILVGDLNQLPPVFDTFIFKAPQNNDLNVFAETNTLWALFKIFELTKIMRQQNETLFINALNNLATGTMTSEDIQLVKSREVDSTSIPEDVIRLYSTNNDVDEYNSLKLSKAPGEEISATSIDSVLGKVGEAIKKRALEALQKKKLSDLGGLSNIVRLKKNIKYMITTNIDVEDGLVNGACGELKHISMKPNTSEVDKIWILFPPNPQVGLKARQSLNKFIELNDIDRNLVPIERKVHSINVNTVNTYQILRKQFPIVPAEAITIHKSQGQTYDKVCIDLRKSKKIRRSMMYVALSRVTSLTGLFIIGNFSPPNATAEENLILDELRRLRNDCKMNLSFKNFDQKTGLIVAYQNARSLKKNINCVIADHWYSNCDVLVFSETQTLYSDSLNIPGFKLIYRSDQDYKKRKPRGLMCFVKETLSIDTKSIKSATIQIIIDSTKKTHIDLLSFELGEVLVIAGYKSPSASFEDFREQFKDFMNEIRHKLLGKIVLLGDFNINLRNKPNTFLHETLTEWNLRSALPNNTVTTDNNTQIDVIFSNIHPLECGVYESFFSDHKPIYFIFPQE